A stretch of the Ictidomys tridecemlineatus isolate mIctTri1 chromosome 5, mIctTri1.hap1, whole genome shotgun sequence genome encodes the following:
- the Fam210b gene encoding protein FAM210B, mitochondrial, with protein sequence MAALLALLLPAGRMGARVRLHATRLLGATTRCPPPPLALALLRPGPDARLLRTAGGDCRVHQDPNRATEATGSNTGGIEGKQSKSQQLKKVFQEYGIIGISLHIGISLISVGLFYMVVSSGVDMSAILLKLGFQESLVPSSVATSTSTFVVAYAIHKLFAPVRISITVVTVPFLVRYFRKVGLFKPPDAKP encoded by the exons ATGGCTGCGCTGTTGGCACTGCTGCTCCCGGCGGGCAGGATGGGTGCCCGGGTCCGGCTTCATGCCACCCGGCTCCTGGGCGCCACCACCCGCTGTCCCCCGCCGCCCCTGGCCTTGGCCCTGTTAAGGCCTGGGCCTGACGCCCGGCTGCTGCGCACCGCTGGTGGGGACTGCCGTGTCCACCAG GACCCCAACAGAGCCACTGAGGCAACAGGCAGCAACACAGGTGGCATAGAAGGAAAGCAAAGCAAGTCACAGCAGCTGAAAAAGGTCTTTCAAGAATACGGTATAATCGGCATATCTCTGCACATTGGGATCTCACTCATCTCCGTGGGGCTGTTTTACATGGTGGTCTCCAG TGGTGTAGACATGTCTGCGATCTTGCTCAAACTCGGATTTCAAGAGTCACTGGTACCGTCCAGTGTGGCAACCAGCACCAGCACGTTTGTGGTGGCCTACGCAATCCACAAGCTGTTTGCACCAGTGAGGATCAGCATCACGGTAGTCACTGTGCCCTTCCTTGTCAGATATTTTCGGAAAGTAGGACTTTTCAAACCTCCAGATGCAAAACCTTGA